The segment CTCGGTGGCTACGGAGATAACTACGCTATGACCACGATAAAAGGCCAGCAGCTCGACGAGGGACTTACAGCTGGGTTCCAGTCCACGGAGCAGGGACAACGGGAGAGCTCCTTCACCTTGGCAGAATGGTGAAGCACACACGCAGAAGAAAAGCTGTGGGTAATAACTCACAGCTCCACTGGTGGGAATCTCGGCTTGATGCggaacagcttttatttttcacgccagctctgccagccaggagcagggtgTAGGTTGCAGCCCGCACAGCTCGCTAACAcgctgcccccagcagcacttCGGCCCCAGCAAGATctcaagatctttttttttttttttcaggggtcTCCAGATCTCCAGATCTCCTGCCCAAACTCATCTCCTCGTCACTGACTCCGAGTTCCCTGCTGCCACTGCCTGGTTGGAGAGGCAACTGCATCCTGCCCAGGCGCTCAGCATTGCGCCAGGGAACAGGGAGACCAAATCCAAAATATCTTTACTGAGCATCTCCAGACAGTTTCAGAAGTCTGTGGGCAGCCAGAGGGGTTCATGGAGGCAGTGAAAAGCTGATTCCTCAGAGCCAGCAGGTCCCTGTCAAACAAATTTCAGCCCAGAGCACAAAGCTCGTACAGATTCTCAGTGTAACAGGAGCAGGAATTTGATGTGGGTAACGGGGTTTCTCCACTGTGGTTCTCCAACCTTATCTAGAAGCCTGAGGCAGCAATTTAGCATGGAAAATGTTAATCCAAACAATTAAAGCTTGATAAAATTATATGTATGCGAAAATAGTAGTTTATAAAGGAGGCTATCAGGCAATTCTAGGTCcagaagtctgaaggaaaataaaaccctaaggaGCCATCAGGTTTAGGTTTCTGTCCACTGTGGCACTTCTCTCCTTTACAGCAGCTGCTTTCCAGGACTCTTCACTCTCTGGGTGTTTCCTGCCCTCTCCTTGTTTCCAgacaagcagcagcaagcacatCATTTTTTCCAACCTGAGCTAAGTTGGCTCCCCACAGCTTTGGGCTGACTAAGTAGGGATGGACTTGAACACAAGGTAAGTTTGTAGAGGCATGAATTCAGCTCCTCTTAGTgaggtttttaaataaaaccagtCCTGTACACCAGAACAAAGTGGAAAAGTAGATGTCGGAACACTTGTGTGTTTGAGGGGGAATAAAGCAGTggaataaacaaatatttgcagAGTGTCTCGGGCACAAGTGACTGGATTACCCCAAGAGGAAATCAATGTTGACTTTCTTACACTTAAGTtgtaaaaagaaagggagaataTTGAGCCCGGCATGTGCAGCCTACAGAAACTGATGTTCATCACATGCTAAGTTAACAGGAAAGTTGTCTTTAATCTTAATGTACACAGAAATTAGTATAATTTGAGTGTGAACTTTGGCCTAGGGTGCTCAttgactgaaaatattttgggaaaGCCTGGGACGTGTGCTGCTGTCCTCTGGAGGGAAGGAGTTCCTGCAGTTCAGAAACAAGCCCACACAATCATAACGCCACCAGCTGAGCCTGCTACATGCACAACCACAGCATACAGATGTCTCTGAAATATAATTTCCTTCTCAGACTcccctttttctgccttttcctgcctcctccttATAACCAGCCTGACGTGCTGAGGACTCAACCATAGATAGAgcagaataaaagcagaaaaaatgtatttccccCATGAATAACAACACAAACGCAACTCCACAAGGGATTCAGTTACAGGTGTGTTCACAAACTGCTTTTCTTACCTGCCCAAGTTCTCAGTGTCTGGGCTCACCAGGTACATAAGGTTCCTGAGCGTATGCAGTGGGTGCAACAGATCTAAATTTACGTGCTaccatggagaaaaaaaaagccatgatcAGTTACTGGAGGAAACCTGCAGGCACAGTTGTTATTTTACAAGCTGTTTGAAGAATCCATACGTTCATTCCCCCTACCTGAGAGAAGCAAAGGTGAAGGATGTTGGCATTCAGCTTCTTCACTGCTCGCGTGAACCTGTGTTTGCTGAGATTCTCGCCGCAGAACTCGCTGTTGGAAGACCACAAACACATGTGTGCACAAAGCAAAAGGCTGTGACAATACACGTACTGGGGCATCAGCATTCTGTACCCTGGCTTCCTAACAAACCCTGGAGTAAATATCCTCACAGTAAGCACTTGTTGAAGCTGTACAACCAGCTACAGAGTACTCAGGAGATTGCTTTTTCACCTTGTGAGACCTTTAGAATTTTATCAACAAGCACAGCTTGCCCGAGTCTCACTGGTTCCAAGAGGACAGGTGGTGTGAACCATACACAAACTCAAAGATCCACTGTGACCAAGccattttggttctcctttaAAATCCTGCCTCATTTCCTGTTCCCAACCTTTTCTTCCTGCGATGACCGAGCAACCAAATAATAGCATAAAAAACTGCAGAGGCCCTACACGTTTGTGCCCTCCCTTTGGCCTTTGCTATTTTAAACACTTAAAAGAATCTCAGCAGCATAGCTGAGACCCCTGGAAGCTGAACCAAACCCACAGCTTTCCCAGAATTACTTCTGCACATCACAACTGGGGTTTATACAAGCGCATGCTCCCAAACGTCTGGCAGCCAGCTACATTCCCCATCAGTGTTTTTAGCCCAGAGAAAATTACCCTGCTGTCATGCCGTATTATAAGGCCTCATTCTACATCTCTTAATGCAGTGGAGCTATTCAGGATGACTCAGAGCTGCTGAGTTTGTAAAGCACAGTAGGGTCTCATAAAATGAAAAGTGCTATTCATGCACTGTCGTATTTCACTCCAGTGTGAGGACGCTGAATAAATTGCTTAGCAAGTTGTCATTCTGAACTATGatggctgggctgtgctctCAGGACATAGAAAGAGAGGATGGGAGGGAGGATTAACTGTGGTCTAGATTCTAGACCTCCCTGTGAAATTAAattgcatcaaaaaaaaaaaggggagagcCATCAACTATTATCATAAAAGCTGTTCCAAATAATGACTTTGTTCAGAAAACCAAACTGAGCTAAGATCATTCAGAAGTGGTCACTGATCCACCTTCTCAGAGCCTTGCGTTTACTTGCCTGTTGCAGAGCTTCTTGGGAAGATTTACATCAAGTATGAGAGACAAAGTGTTCACAAGCTGGGTTGCATAGCACAATGCAGCGCTGATGGTGTAAGCAGGGTTGTTATGCTCCatatctgaaagaaataaaaacatcgTGAAAGTCGCATTATAAATGAAGCCTCAGTGGGTGTGTTAATGTGTTCCTGAAGTCTACTCTGGAAAATGTCATTTGTCAGTACCGAGAACTGCTTGAATCCAGCAATCATTTACAGTGAAATCTGTCAGAAGCCGGTAGAAAATAGTAATTCTTGGAATTCCTGTTAAATCGACAGCATGTGAACCATGTCAAAACTGTGAATAATTAACTTTATCTCTCTTTTACCATGCACTGGGTCCCAACGAGCATTTCCtgcagaagaggctttcagtgGACTGATCTCTGTAGTGGTGTTCCTTTAATTCTGACCTGGCTCCTTACCTGGTCCTTGTGTAgtcttcttctcttccacccAGTTGTAATAAGCTGAGTAGTCTCCGTTATTCGGAAGGGTTATCCAAGGCCCTGTGATACTGATGCTGGTGTCCCCGTTGTGGTCATCACACACCCATCTCCCGGAGAGATAAGTGGTTCTCCTGGCTTCTGCAAGCTTGCTCACAGTGCTAGAGGTCATGGCATTGTCGCTCTCAGAAGACACATCTGCAGGATCTCTGGAGCAGCCAGAGAAGAACAGAgagtttttaaaagaagttcAAAAATATAATCACCAATGTACTTGGCAGGCACTTAATCAGATTTCACAGAGCAAAATGCTTGTAGAAACACTCCTGCTAAACTCCTTGTTCCCCAAACTACTTTGTTCTGGgatttttaatgatgttttttAAGGTTAACAGTGGACACATATCTCAGATCTCCCAGTGGGGAGATGCTAGCATCCCCACATTCCTCTGCTCTGGACTTCTACCTCTAGGTCAGATGCTTTGCCTTTGGAAaccacctccttctccccaCAGATGCCAAGGGAGCCAGAGTGTCTAGCTTAGACTTACATGACTCACCTCTGAGTGTCTAAAGCTTGGAAAAACGAGTCCAAAAGGATAAGCCTTCCCCTACCTCATGCTTGTCTTTACTTCTTCGATGGGAAATATGACTGATGTTAGCTCCAGGATATGCGTCCGCCGAAGGTTTGCCAGATGCTCGTGCTGGGTTTTCAAGTCGTAGGTTTTTTTCTCCACCAAGTCTCCCAGCCTGCGGTTGTGCCTCTggatcttctccttcttctcctgaTGCCGCTGAGCCCTGCGATAATGCTTCTGGTTCTCCTCTTTGATTCGCAGAAGCCCCTCTGCATCtgtgaaggcagcagcagatgtTAGCCTCAGAAAACGAGCTGTGAGGTACTTGTAGCGAGCCTGAGAAAGGCTTGATtaatatttatagaaaacaaGATCTACAGCAgcttaaaacagaaaaccttGCCTCACCACTGACGCTTTCCAGCTGCTAAGTGGTACAACTTCTTAATCTTTTCTGAACATCGCAAAAGGGACTGAAATCGGAATTAATCTTTCCCTATCTTTCACCCAGCTATTTTTGGATCTGGAGCAGAAAAGCCAAGATTTCACAGTTTAATTAAACTTCTGGGGTAATCACCATGACAGAAATAGCTTGACTGTACACGCTCGCACGACGCTGGCCAAAAAGGCACGCATTGCTTGCAGCCAAAATCTAGTGCAGATAGCATCTCCATTCACAATTTCTGGCACCACTGCTTCTATTAGCTTGTGTTATTCGGGCTTTTGCTAACGTACGTCCTCTTGAAGCACTTGGATCCCAGTGGCACTGGTTTCACGAGGGAAAACTCCCTTTCCAGTCACAAAATGGCCAATGTGGTTACGCTTCTGAAAAGCTGCAGCTGCCTGAATTTCCCCCGTGCATCAGGCACGCTAAGAGTCGgaagaaaaaattcttcaaGAGCATCTGCTGATTCTCCTATAAAATAATTCACTGCAGGAACACTCCTGGAAACATATGGTGCTGCAGAGGGCGAGTTAACTGCCTCGGTCTTTCAAAAGCACGGGAAAATGTCTCCGAATGCACATTTAAAAATTGTAATGTACCCTAGTTTGAATAAGAGCCCCCATATACTCGTCGTTCCGTTTCAGTTTTTATGGCTGAGGAGAAGCAGCATTAGTCATGCTCTCCTAGAGCACAGCAGCCTCCTCGCTTTCCTGTAATCAAGAAATGGGCTAACTGCCCCTTGCACAGAAGGCAGGCAGTAAGCCTGACAGCATTTGTCTGATGGATTTGGATTGCGAGGCGCAGATGAGACCAGAGCTACAATAGCAATGTTCCGTGGCATCTGCTACTCCACGAAGCCACGTTACAGACCATTAAAACATCAGCTTTCCCAGAGGGGAAGCACAAAAATTGaagttacataaaaaaaaaatgggatccATGACTGGTTCCCATCCCCTGGTACGTGCCCAGCCACACACGGTCAGCACAGGAcatccctgctcctcctggttGTCACCTGTGCAGTTGGAACTGCAAGCTCAGGACTGCTGAAATAGCTATTATATAttgaaattatatattaaaatagcCATTCTATTATTATAACAGCTTATTATCATTAATAAGTCATTAGAAATAACTTAGTAGAAGTTATTTCTACTCATTTATCTGATCAGTGTTTGGTAGGAAGGATGATCTCATCCGTGGGAGATGGAAAGACCCAAATCAAAGCTGGTGAGGCTGGCTTCCCCGGGCAGGTAGGAACTAATAATCCTCAGGTCCATAAAATAAGGTCCTGTAGGAGGAACTGCAGGATAATTTTTCTCTCAACAGTACCAAGAATTTCGACGTGCCAGCCTGcacttcagtttcttttaagCACTCCTGTAGTATCAACAGCAAATCAATTAATGCCTGCATTCGTATTCCCAAACCCTCCCTTTGCCCAGAGAATACGAAACAAAGGaggaataaaacattaatttgttccattttcatTCATCTTCTACTTGCAAGGCTACTTTCTGCGCCGAGCGAGCTCCCTTATCTGCAGGGCCAACAGCAATTATCTGAGAACACTGCAAGCACGTTTCCtctccagcagccctgctgcagaaaCAACTGTCCTTTTTTTCAGCGCAGCAATTCTGCTTTATGACCCAGTTTACGAGGCAATTAAAATTTGTCCCCAGAAGTATTTCAGGACACCGTCAAGCCCCACACATTCCCATTGCCTGCCCAGCAGCGAGCCACGCCGGGCATTCACAAGATCACCTCCTCGAATTGCTCTCTGCAGGCAGAAGGCAAAACACACACGTTTTAAAACCTTATTTTAAGAAACACCAATTCTTGAAGTACCCAGGAGAGCCAGCTGAAAGAGCAGGAGCCCAACAATCCAGAAATGTTTCCTATTTCAGTAAACCCACCTACGCCACAtccaagagaagagaaagaagccaTTTGCGTTTTGTAACGTGGTCTCCTCCCTAAGAGTGAGCCAGGCTGAGCTCCTGATGTACTGGCTATGTAGTAAAGCTGCAGATTAGAACTATTTAAGAATTAATTCATTTAACAGAATAATAGAAAAGTGGAGGAGCTCCATGCCCCAGCTGGTTCTAACGTTTTGCCACCTTCAGAGCTGCACTTTGAGAAAAGGTGGTTAAATTCCTCATGCAAAGTCACGTTgacttcctcttctcctttctctacAGGCTAAAGAGAACAATTAGTTATTATTCCCTTCATAATAATCTTCTATCTACTGAAAAAAtgctcttcttcttcttatttttttttttaaactaatccCAACTGCAATTTTCTTGGCCACTCCTTGCGTTTTATTCCTAATGTTCCCT is part of the Anas platyrhynchos isolate ZD024472 breed Pekin duck chromosome 5, IASCAAS_PekinDuck_T2T, whole genome shotgun sequence genome and harbors:
- the ATG14 gene encoding beclin 1-associated autophagy-related key regulator isoform X1 encodes the protein MAAPSGCRPQPGGQGGTGAGPAPGPGPGAGPAALRGPEEDAEGLYVAVERCPLCNTTRRRLTCAKCVRGGDFVFFDGRDSERFSDKKERLMHLKTKQREFQKHVLKAMEGKEITDQLRWKIMSCKMRIEQLKQTICKENDEMTRHAEGLLRIKEENQKHYRRAQRHQEKKEKIQRHNRRLGDLVEKKTYDLKTQHEHLANLRRTHILELTSVIFPIEEVKTSMRDPADVSSESDNAMTSSTVSKLAEARRTTYLSGRWVCDDHNGDTSISITGPWITLPNNGDYSAYYNWVEEKKTTQGPDMEHNNPAYTISAALCYATQLVNTLSLILDVNLPKKLCNSEFCGENLSKHRFTRAVKKLNANILHLCFSQHVNLDLLHPLHTLRNLMYLVSPDTENLGRSGPFEISADLEDSMEFVDPSAAGETDESGDEHVSDEETDLGTDWENLPSPRFCDIPSQQVEMLQSQSTQASQPIASSSAGGMISSAAASVTSWFKAYTGHR
- the ATG14 gene encoding beclin 1-associated autophagy-related key regulator isoform X2, with the protein product MHLKTKQREFQKHVLKAMEGKEITDQLRWKIMSCKMRIEQLKQTICKENDEMTRHAEGLLRIKEENQKHYRRAQRHQEKKEKIQRHNRRLGDLVEKKTYDLKTQHEHLANLRRTHILELTSVIFPIEEVKTSMRDPADVSSESDNAMTSSTVSKLAEARRTTYLSGRWVCDDHNGDTSISITGPWITLPNNGDYSAYYNWVEEKKTTQGPDMEHNNPAYTISAALCYATQLVNTLSLILDVNLPKKLCNSEFCGENLSKHRFTRAVKKLNANILHLCFSQHVNLDLLHPLHTLRNLMYLVSPDTENLGRSGPFEISADLEDSMEFVDPSAAGETDESGDEHVSDEETDLGTDWENLPSPRFCDIPSQQVEMLQSQSTQASQPIASSSAGGMISSAAASVTSWFKAYTGHR